A stretch of the Drosophila sulfurigaster albostrigata strain 15112-1811.04 chromosome 2L, ASM2355843v2, whole genome shotgun sequence genome encodes the following:
- the LOC133850109 gene encoding angiopoietin-related protein 3-like codes for MQLLIPLNEGKIKPVNFKDVISNLEEQLSHCRAQNETQTESPLSTILSGIQQLKLKNCDNDLKLKEKDQIIASQKSQIEDKAKLLDNEINETIKSRQEVFDYIEQIKILQSIIASFNTSINQHNATKSNLTLEHKRVSHVQYNEIIELRNEINQIELNHTSCIKQIDDDFKKCESDKEELQDEVRRSLSNLNGRRGSYEYEIERAEASIKECKALNADITKKLNSKENKLNECFIKKNQLPTVPPKLSSSCLNLTAGVHEIQIENGKHFNVACDGDGWLIIQQRSNGSQDFNKTWKEYMDGFGNLQNEFFIGLENLHLITSLKRFELHIGVTFEWGKRFAHYDNFRIGDAESQYELEEIGHYEGDEFNALAEILKTKFTTFDLNNIVHSVENCAEDGMGGWWYSKYCGNSNLNARYDGEIRWYLPKVKSTIMKIRPISNGN; via the exons ATGCAACTACTAATTCCCCTAAACGAAGGCAAAATCAAGCCTGTGAATTTTAAGGATGTAATATCAAATTTGGAAGAGCAATTATCGCATTGTCGAGCTCAAAATGAAACTCAAACCGAATCTCCACTATCAACTATATTAAGTGGGATACAACAACTCAAGTTGAAGAACTGTGACAACGATTTGAAATTAAAGGAAAAAGATCAGATCATCGCATCTCAAAAATCTCAGATAGAAGACAAAGCAAAACTCCtggataatgaaataaatgaaactatTAAATCTAGACAGGAAGTTTTCGATTACATTGAGCAAATAAAGATATTGCAATCAATTATAGCATCTTTCAATACATCAATTAATCAACACAATGCGACAAAATCCAACTTGACATTGGAACACAAACGTG TAAGTCATGTTCAATATAACGAAATAATTGAGCTGAGAAATGAAATAA atcaaattgaattaaatcaCACAAGTTGTATCAAACAGATTGATGATGACTTCAAGAAATGTGAGAGTGACAAAGAAGAATTGCAAG ATGAAGTGCGAAGAAGCTTGTCAAATTTAAATGGTCGACGTGGGTCATACGAATATGAAATAGAGCGTGCAGAAGCTAGTATTAAAGAATGCAAAGCTTTGAATGCTGATATTACGAAAAAACTCAACTCcaaggaaaataaattaaatgaatgctTTATAAAGAAGAATCAGTTACCAACTGTGCCTCCGAAACTTTCAAGttcttgtttaaatttaactgcTGGAGTTCATGagatacaaattgaaaatggaaaacatttcaatGTGGCTTGCGATGGTGATGGCTGGTTGATCATTCAGCAACGATCAAATGGAAGTCAAGACTTTAACAAGACCTGGAAGGAATACATGGATGGATTTGGCAATTTGCAAAACGAGTTTTTCATTGGATTGGAAAATCTTCATCTTATTACAAGCTTGAAACGATTCGAGTTACATATTGGTGTAACATTTGAGTGGGGTAAACGTTTTGCACATTATGATAACTTTAGGATTGGAGATGCAGAATCTCAGTACGAATTGGAAGAAATCGGCCACTACGAAGGCGATGAATTCAATGCTTTAGCTGAGattcttaaaacaaaatttacaacatttgATCTAAATAATATTGTACATTCCGTCGAAAATTGCGCTGAAGATGGCATGGGCGGCTGGTGGTATTCGAAATACTGTGGTAATAG TAATCTTAATGCGCGCTACGATGGCGAAATACGCTGGTATTTACCTAAAGTAAAGTCTACAATCATGAAGATTCGCCCCATCTCGAAtggaaattaa
- the LOC133849853 gene encoding angiopoietin-related protein 3-like — protein MKIQKYSKLFAVALTIVQIWTVKSQSINEDKINYDEMISTMENQLSQCRAQSKTQKNSELWTILSDIQQIKSNICDIDSKLKGKDEIIACQEVQLEDKTKLLNFQIKETSKLKQEASDYQVQIQNLQSIITSYNTTNNKNNAELSKLTLEYNRFNQYRGNEIIELRNELKQNKLNHTSCMKLLDDNFKKCESDNKTTIAELKERFLKLHAEADAVMEKRNIAEFQANECNSLGDELRNKINSKTDELKKCIMKNQWLSTPTLNLPSSCLNLSAGVHEIQIENGKHFNVVCDGDGWIIIVKRFDGRQDFNKTWKEYVDGFGDLQNEFFIGLEKIHLITTLRRYKLQIFAEYEELTDSADYDNFRIGDAESQYELEEIGNRESYSYYHVLYHYKNQKFTTYDRNNIGNSDFNCADDGRGGWWYTKNCQFEWKLHGAKSQLMKIRPYFN, from the exons ATGAAGATCCAAAAGTATAGCAAACTATTCGCTGTAGCTCTAACAATTGTGCAAATATGGACAGTGAAATCACAATCCATAAACGAAGACAAAATCAATTATGATGAGATGATATCAACTATGGAAAATCAATTATCGCAATGTCGAGCACAGAGTAAAACCCAGAAAAATTCCGAACTATGGACCATATTAAGTGATATTCAACAAATCAAGTCGAATATTTGCGATATCGATTCAAAGTTAAAGGGAAAAGATGAGATAATCGCATGTCAAGAAGTTCAGTTAGAGGATAAGACAAAACTTctgaattttcaaataaaagaaacaagtaaATTGAAACAGGAAGCATCTGATTACCAAGTCCAAATACAGAATTTACAATCAATTATAACATCTTACAATACTACCAACAATAAGAATAATGCTGAATTATCAAAGTTGACATTGGAATACAATCGCT ttAATCAGTATCGAGGTAACGAAATAATTGAGCTGAGGAATGAACTAA aacaaaacaaattgaatcaCACAAGTTGTATGAAACTGTTGGATGACAACTTCAAAAAATGTGAGAGCGACAACAAAACTACAATAG CTGAATTGAAGGAAAGATTCTTAAAGTTGCATGCTGAGGCTGACGCTGTCATGGAGAAACGGAATATTGCCGAATTTCAAGCTAATGAATGCAATTCATTGGGTGACGAATTAAGGAACAAAATAAACTCTAAAACagatgaattaaaaaaatgcattatGAAGAATCAGTGGTTATCGACGCCCACTCTAAATCTTCCAAGCTCTTGCTTAAACCTTTCTGCTGGAGTTCACGagatacaaattgaaaatggaaaacattttaatgtggtttgtgatggtgatggttgGATAATCATTGTGAAACGATTTGATGGAAGACAAGACTTTAATAAGACCTGGAAGGAATACGTGGATGGATTCGGCGATTTGCAAAACGAGTTTTTCATTGGATTGGAAAAAATACATCTTATTACCACTTTGAGACGATACAAGTTACAAATTTTTGCAGAATATGAGGAGCTTACAGATTCCGCAGATTATGATAACTTTAGGATTGGAGATGCAGAATCTCAGTACGAATTGGAAGAAATCGGAAATCGCGAGAGTTATAGCTACTATCATGTCTTATATCACTATAAAAATCAGAAATTTACTACGTATGATAGAAATAATATTGGGAATTCAGATTTCAATTGCGCCGATGATGGCAGGGGCGGCTGGtggtatacaaaaaattgtcaATTTGAGTGGAAACTACATGGAGCAAAGTCCCAACTCATGAAGATTCGCCCGTACTTTAATTGA